A genomic region of Camelus ferus isolate YT-003-E chromosome 35, BCGSAC_Cfer_1.0, whole genome shotgun sequence contains the following coding sequences:
- the LOC102509423 gene encoding LOW QUALITY PROTEIN: transmembrane and coiled-coil domains protein 1 (The sequence of the model RefSeq protein was modified relative to this genomic sequence to represent the inferred CDS: inserted 2 bases in 1 codon), whose amino-acid sequence MEPSGSEQLFEDPDPGGRSQDAEARKQTESEQKLSEMTHNALENINMIGQGLKHLFQHQRRRSSVSPHDVQQIQADPEPEMDLESQNACAEIDGVPTHPTVLNRVLQQIRVPLRMKRGTSLHSRWGKPEAPKGSPQINRKSGQEMATVMQSGRPRSSSTTDAPISSAMMEIACAAAAATACLPGDKASAERIEQLEVGSLAQTSRAVASSTDGSIHTDSVDGTPDPQRTKAAVAHLQQKILKLMEQIKIVQTARDDNVAEYLKLANSADKQQDARIKQVFEKKNQKSAQTTLQLQKKLERYHRKLREVEQNGIRRQPKDVFRDMHQGLKDVGXAKVTSFIEGVVDSVKGGHSSFSQATHSAAGAVVSKPRESASLIWSKFGSADNIPNLKDSFEEGQVDDGGKALGVISNFQSSPKYGSEEDCSSATSGSVGANSTTAGTAGGSSSSRTDTRDMQSSGFDVPLHEIQEIRENQARLEESFETLKEHYQRDYSLIMQALQEEPRRCERLEEQLNDLTKLQQNEILNLKEELASMDDKIAYQSYEWARDTQEALEACQTRISKMEQQPQQQMLQLEGLENATARNLLDKLICILLALMVVLLVFVSTVANCVVPLMKTRNRTFSTLFLVVFIAFLWKHWDALFSYVERFFSSPR is encoded by the exons ATGGAGCCTTCAGGCAGTGAACAATTATTTGAGGACCCTGATCCTGGAGGCAGATCCCAAGATGCAGAGGCCAGAAAGCAGACAGAATCAGAACAAAAGTTGTCTGAAATGACCCACAATGCTTTGGAGAACATTAATATGATTGGCCAAGGCTTGAAGCATCTCTTCCAGCACCAGCGCAGGAGGTCATCAGTGTCTCCACACGATGTGCAACAAATTCAGGCAGATCCAGAACCTGAAATGGATCTGGAAAGCCAGAACGCATGTGCTGAGATTGATGgtgtccccacccaccccacagtCCTGAATCGTGTCCTGCAGCAGATCCGAGTGCCACTCAGGATGAAGAGGGGGACGAGCTTGCATAGTAGGTGGGGCAAGCCAGAGGCCCCAAAGGGAAGTCCCCAAATCAACAGGAAATCTGGCCAGGAGATGGCAACTGTTATGCAGTCAGGCCGACCCAGGTCTTCATCCACTACCGATGCTCCCATCAGCTCCGCCATGATGGAAATAgcttgtgctgctgctgctgccactgcgtGTCTGCCAGGGGATAAGGCGTCTGCAGAGCGGATCGAGCAGTTGGAAGTAGGCAGCCTCGCCCAGACTTCCAGAGCAGTGGCCTCCAGCACCGATGGCAGCATCCACACAGACTCTGTGGATGGAACACCAGACCCTCAGCGCACAAAGGCTGCTGTTGCTCACTTGCAGCAGAAGATCCTGAAGCTCATGGAGCAGATCAAGATCGTGCAGACAGCCCGGGATGACAACGTTGCTGAGTACCTGAAGCTTGCCAACAGTGCAGACAAGCAGCAGGACGCCCGTATCAAGCAGGTCTTTGAGAAGAAGAACCAGAAATCTGCCCAAACCACCCTCCAGCTCCAAAAGAAGCTTGAGCGCTACCACAGAAAACTCCGAGAGGTGGAGCAGAATGGGATCCGCCGGCAGCCAAAGGACGTCTTCAGGGACATGCACCAGGGTCTGAAGGATGTGGG AGCGAAGGTGACCAGCTTCATTGAAGGTGTAGTGGACAGTGTCAAAGGTGGACACTCCAGCTTCTCCCAGGCGACCCATTCAGCAGCAGGGGCTGTGGTTTCAAAGCCCAGAGAGAGCGCCTCACTGATTTGGAGTAAGTTTGGCAGTGCAGACAATATCCCTAACCTGAAGGACTCTTTCGAGGAAGGACAAGTGGATGATGGGGGAAAGGCTTTGGGAGTGATTTCAAACTTTCAGTCGAGTCCCAAATATGGTAGCGAGGAAGATTGTTCTAGTGCCACCTCAGGCTCAGTGGGAGCCAACAGCACCACTGCAGGCACCGCTGGAGGATCGTCCAGCTCCAGAACAGACACCCGGGACATGCAGAGCTCAGGATTCGATGTACCGCTGCATGAGATCCAGGAGATCCGGGAAAACCAGGCCAGACTGGAGGAATCTTTTGAGACCCTCAAGGAACATTATCAGAGGGACTATTCATTAATAATGCAGGCCTTACAGGAGGAGCCACGTAGATGTGAACGATTAGAAGAACAACTGAATGACCTGACAAAGCTCCAACAGAATGAAATCTTGAACTTGAAGGAGGAATTGGCCAGCATGGACGACAAAATTGCATATCAGTCCTATGAATGGGCCAGGGACAcccaggaggccctggaggcGTGCCAGACCCGCATCTCTAAGATGGAGCAGCAGCCGCAGCAGCAGATGTtgcagctggaggggctggagaacGCCACGGCGCGCAACCTGCTGGACAAGCTCATCTGCATCCTCCTGGCGCTCATGGTTGTCCTCCTGGTCTTCGTCTCCACAGTGGCCAACTGCGTGGTCCCGCTCATGAAGACGCGCAACAGGACGTTCAGCACTTTATTCCTTGTGGTCTTCATTGCCTTCCTCTGGAAGCACTGGGACGCCCTCTTCAGCTACGTGGAGCGGTTCTTTTCCTCCCCGAGGTGA